The following are encoded together in the Bradyrhizobium sp. CCGUVB1N3 genome:
- a CDS encoding caspase family protein, with protein MFRLKSFLMYAGLLGSLFGFACSPVSAQTAIVEQGNAAPTALQGPEQRVALVIGNSNYQNAPQLQNPDNDAQSMAQFLNSAGFEVISATDLTQNDMLRVVQDFSAKVASRGPNTVAMVYYAGHGVQLAGENYLVPVDAKVSNPTELVNNSVRLVDVMSTLETIPSRMRIVILDACRNNPFPSLIDANRGLAIVDAPNGSIVGYSTAPGAEALDGRGGHSPYTQAFLNVAREPNVPIEQLFKRVRLEVNHTTDGQQTPWESSSLTSDFYFFGDTAVAANRPPVKAPVVQMASNLPSRSARQAYDYVLSEGQPLYYQEFIQMYPHDPLCDHIRWLLANLLMAEAWHKAVLANSPLAYKNFYDSYANSAYATPALKLQIEPKQIPLMQATHFLAPQTIAPTLKLGNLGPTKYIPLIQQGNGGAQNKPIPIDSNVIGKLGNGGQIGTPPSNNQPNTTPSQLPGKIVTLPAPTNGTTNNGIVGKIVTLPVTGNTTNTGNTGKIVALPVTSVGKGGSNVDIKNIDVKTNNVQTQNPPIRTSNGNTGIVKQSNNPPNNIQVQTNRPQLNTVPNRTGGGAMNNNFKPQYAQTMNQAPANAGMKRRVAFTH; from the coding sequence ATGTTCCGTTTGAAGTCGTTCCTGATGTATGCGGGCCTGCTCGGAAGCCTGTTCGGCTTCGCGTGCAGTCCCGTTTCCGCGCAAACCGCAATCGTCGAACAGGGCAATGCCGCGCCGACCGCGCTGCAAGGCCCGGAGCAGCGCGTCGCGCTGGTGATCGGCAATTCCAACTACCAGAACGCCCCGCAGCTCCAAAATCCCGACAATGACGCGCAGTCGATGGCGCAATTCCTCAACTCGGCCGGGTTCGAGGTGATTTCCGCGACCGACCTGACCCAGAACGACATGCTGAGGGTCGTGCAGGACTTCTCCGCGAAGGTCGCCTCGCGCGGGCCCAACACGGTTGCGATGGTCTACTACGCCGGTCACGGCGTGCAGCTCGCCGGCGAGAACTATCTCGTGCCGGTCGACGCAAAAGTCTCGAACCCGACCGAGCTCGTCAACAACTCGGTTCGCCTCGTCGACGTGATGTCGACGCTGGAGACGATCCCGAGCCGGATGCGCATCGTCATTCTCGATGCCTGCCGCAACAATCCGTTCCCATCCCTGATCGATGCCAATCGCGGCCTCGCCATCGTCGACGCGCCGAACGGCTCGATCGTCGGCTACTCGACCGCGCCGGGTGCGGAAGCACTCGACGGCCGAGGCGGCCACAGCCCCTACACCCAGGCCTTCCTGAACGTCGCGCGCGAGCCGAATGTGCCGATCGAGCAGCTGTTCAAGCGGGTGCGGCTGGAGGTGAACCACACCACCGACGGCCAGCAGACGCCGTGGGAAAGCTCGTCGCTGACGAGCGACTTCTATTTCTTCGGCGACACTGCCGTTGCCGCCAACCGCCCGCCGGTGAAGGCGCCGGTCGTGCAGATGGCGTCCAACCTGCCGAGCCGCTCCGCACGCCAAGCCTATGACTACGTGCTCTCCGAGGGCCAGCCGCTGTACTATCAGGAGTTCATTCAGATGTACCCGCACGACCCCTTGTGCGACCACATCCGCTGGTTGCTCGCCAACCTTTTGATGGCGGAAGCCTGGCACAAGGCCGTTCTCGCCAACTCGCCGCTCGCCTACAAGAACTTCTACGACAGCTACGCCAACAGCGCCTATGCAACGCCGGCATTGAAGCTCCAGATTGAGCCGAAGCAGATCCCGCTAATGCAGGCAACGCATTTCCTGGCGCCGCAGACCATCGCGCCGACGCTGAAGCTCGGCAATCTCGGCCCGACCAAGTACATCCCGCTCATCCAGCAGGGCAACGGCGGCGCGCAGAACAAGCCGATCCCGATCGACAGCAACGTTATCGGCAAGCTCGGCAATGGCGGCCAGATCGGAACGCCGCCTTCCAACAACCAGCCGAACACCACGCCGTCACAGCTCCCGGGCAAGATCGTCACGCTGCCCGCGCCGACCAACGGCACGACCAACAACGGCATCGTCGGCAAGATCGTGACCCTGCCGGTGACCGGCAACACCACGAATACCGGCAACACCGGCAAGATCGTGGCCCTGCCGGTGACGAGCGTGGGCAAGGGCGGTTCGAACGTCGACATCAAGAACATCGACGTGAAGACCAACAACGTGCAAACGCAGAACCCGCCGATCCGCACCAGCAACGGCAATACCGGTATCGTCAAGCAGAGCAACAATCCGCCGAACAACATCCAGGTGCAGACCAACCGTCCGCAGCTCAACACGGTGCCGAACCGGACGGGCGGCGGCGCGATGAACAACAACTTCAAGCCGCAATATGCCCAGACGATGAATCAGGCGCCCGCGAACGCCGGCATGAAGCGCCGCGTCGCCTTTACGCACTGA